In Nicotiana tabacum cultivar K326 chromosome 17, ASM71507v2, whole genome shotgun sequence, one DNA window encodes the following:
- the LOC107787409 gene encoding uncharacterized protein At2g23090-like, which yields MGGGNGQKAKMAREKNLEKSKASKGSQLDTNKKAMSIQCKVCMQTFMCTTSEVKCKEHAEAKHPKSDLYACFPHLKK from the exons ATGGGTGGAGGCAACGGTCAGAAAGCCAAGATGGCTCGCGAGAAGAATCTCGAGAAGTCAAAAGCTTCCAAAG GAAGTCAGCTCGACACGAACAAAAAAGCCATGAGTATCCAG TGCAAGGTGTGTATGCAGACATTTATGTGCACGACATCAGAGGTGAAGTGCAAGGAACATGCTGAAGCTAAACATCCAAAATCTGATCTCTATGCCTGTTTTCCTCATCTCAAAAAGTGA